Within the Armatimonadota bacterium genome, the region GCCCGCGAGCAAGACGTCGGTGCGCGCCACCCCGGCGAAGGCGACCACGATCGCGGTCAGAATCGTGACCGCGAACAGCGCTATCACCAGGGCGGCCCCATCGTCTCTTCTCACTGCGCGCCTCCCACCGTGGCTGCGCTCATGCAAATGGGCACGCGGGTAACGCACTCCTCCTGCCGCCTCCCTTCGCGCAGCGCTAGCACGATCTCCGCCGCCCCGGGCAGGGGAGTGCTGGCGACCTGTTCGGTGGATGTCCCCGGCGCGTCCCACTCCGTCACCCACTCCTGCCCGTCCCAGAATCGCAGGCTGAAGGACACCACCCCCGCGCACAGCATCTGCGCCGATTCGGCGTCCAGCGCCGCCTCGCCCAAAGGCTCGCGCTCCGGCGGGCAGATTTCCCTGCGGTACAGCACCAGGGTATCGTCATCCGCTCGAGCTTGGGTGAAGTAGATCGCTTGCGCCAGGTCCGAGGCGTTCTCGCCTGACTCCGTGCCCAGGTAGAGCACGCGATCCATGCGCCGCGACAGGGTCGTAAGCTCGAGGTTCCCCTCTGTGTCCGCGATCAAGAACCCCCGCCGCCCGATGAACGCCGCGCGCAGGTCCTGCCCCACGGTATCGAGCACGGCCTCGGCCTCCTGCGCCAGGTCGGACCGCTCCTGACCGG harbors:
- a CDS encoding prepilin-type N-terminal cleavage/methylation domain-containing protein — protein: MRRVGTGFTLVELLVSATLLALVSASVTGVMSVCLSAWRAGQERSDLAQEAEAVLDTVGQDLRAAFIGRRGFLIADTEGNLELTTLSRRMDRVLYLGTESGENASDLAQAIYFTQARADDDTLVLYRREICPPEREPLGEAALDAESAQMLCAGVVSFSLRFWDGQEWVTEWDAPGTSTEQVASTPLPGAAEIVLALREGRRQEECVTRVPICMSAATVGGAQ